The Paenibacillus tianjinensis genome has a window encoding:
- a CDS encoding MerR family transcriptional regulator, protein MYSIKQVVEMLDIPSVTLRAWENRYQAVTPERTESGYRLYSQENIEDLRWLKEQTEKQGISISHAVRLLRARKEKPIEDLHAGAGGTPQEAFEKMKQQIYTALLEFQGERANALIDFGFSMYGYEAMFHQVLVPVLVKVGDAWEEGTATVAQEHYMTHMVSNRFYQFFHVFPVHAHLPKVLAFCPEGEHHQVGLLLFSLFLRKNGAEVIYLGANTPEEGVMAMLENQNRIGAICLSLTCKDLLPYCEGLIKRLSVACPGVRFILGGNGFEGAEFSSTEAVAIINEPAERWQDRFDYLFTGIKSRP, encoded by the coding sequence GTGTACTCTATCAAACAGGTCGTCGAAATGCTGGATATTCCGTCTGTCACGCTGAGGGCCTGGGAAAACAGATATCAGGCAGTTACTCCTGAACGGACCGAATCCGGCTACAGGCTGTATAGCCAGGAGAACATCGAAGATCTTCGCTGGCTGAAGGAGCAGACCGAGAAGCAGGGCATCAGCATTTCGCATGCAGTCCGGCTGCTGAGAGCCCGCAAAGAAAAGCCTATAGAGGATCTGCATGCAGGAGCGGGCGGAACGCCCCAGGAAGCTTTTGAGAAGATGAAGCAGCAGATTTACACGGCTCTGCTCGAATTCCAGGGAGAACGGGCGAATGCGCTAATCGACTTTGGCTTCTCGATGTACGGGTATGAGGCGATGTTTCATCAGGTGCTCGTACCCGTACTGGTCAAGGTGGGTGATGCCTGGGAAGAGGGTACGGCAACAGTAGCCCAGGAGCATTATATGACCCACATGGTCTCAAACCGCTTTTATCAATTCTTCCATGTGTTTCCCGTCCATGCCCATTTACCGAAGGTGCTGGCTTTTTGCCCGGAGGGGGAGCATCATCAGGTAGGACTGCTGCTGTTCTCGCTTTTCCTGCGGAAGAACGGAGCCGAGGTCATTTATCTGGGGGCGAATACGCCGGAAGAAGGGGTCATGGCGATGCTGGAAAATCAGAACCGGATCGGGGCGATTTGCCTGTCGCTTACTTGCAAGGACCTGCTTCCCTACTGCGAGGGTCTCATTAAACGTTTGAGCGTAGCCTGCCCGGGGGTGCGGTTTATTCTGGGAGGCAACGGTTTTGAGGGGGCTGAGTTCTCCTCTACGGAAGCCGTTGCTATTATAAATGAGCCTGCAGAGCGCTGGCAGGACCGGTTTGATTATCTGTTTACAGGAATAAAGAGCAGGCCCTGA
- a CDS encoding efflux RND transporter permease subunit has translation MKSLINFSLRNKFAIWLLTIIIVFAGLYSGLTMKQETLPNISIPYLSVTTIYPGAAPEGVVNDVSKPLEQKLRNVDGVKMITSSSLENASSIQIEFDYGTNLDNATAAVREALNDVTLPDEAQKPTISRFSLSSLPVISLSLTDNGSADLEEMTRIAENDIRPALEDIEGVASVSIAGQYVKEVSLKFDQAKLKQYGLTEDTIKGIVQASSLRVPLGLFEMEKSQKAVVVDGNITTVDDLKNLAIPLVPSAGGTAPGTGAAGAAGAADAAGAGAAGAGPAGAAAAAGLPTVKLGELAAIEVTGKSESISRTNGKESIGIQIVKANDANTVEVVNGVKDKTEELKQQYKDLELTVLLDQGKPIEDSVNTMLSKAAFGALFAVLIILLFLRNIRSTIISIISIPLSLLIAVLCLRQMDITLNMMTLGAMTVAIGRVVDDSIVVIENIYRRMTLSGEKLRGRELISAATREMFVPIMSSTIVTIAVFLPLAFVSGMVGELFLPFALTMVFSLIASLVVAITLVPALAHSLFRNGLKKGKKNHVEKPGKMAVGYQKILNWCLSHKLITFGVAVLLLVGSLFLIKPIGVSFMPSQEDKSVIMTFSPKAGQTAEDVQQQGLKAEKFILAQEHVVNMQYSIGGSGFMGMGSNNSGLFYITYDSDTPDFETVKEKLIENLTKEVPDGVWGDMSGMAGGGLGGNTLTVNIFGDTLDQLKPVADEIAGIVNADTKNFKDGETSLSESYEQYTVVADQAKLSSLGLTAGQIAMKLSPVNTRPVLTEVAVDGKNYNVYIEADTTKYSSIQEMEAATLTSPLGFTVPVSQVATIEKGTSPDTITRIDGKMSVDVTADIIASDVNSASNSVKEKVEALDLPDGVTVSFGGVTEQINETFGQLGIAMAAAIAIVYFVLVVTFGGGLAPFAILFSLPFTVIGALVALLLAGETLNVSALMGALMLIGIVVTNAIVLIDRVIHKEKEGLSTRQALLEAGGTRLRPILMTALATIGALLPLVTGLENSAGIISKGLGVTVIGGLVSSTLLTLVVVPVVYEFLMKFRSKRVEE, from the coding sequence ATGAAAAGCTTGATTAATTTTTCTCTAAGAAACAAATTCGCGATTTGGCTTCTGACGATCATTATCGTGTTCGCGGGTCTTTACAGCGGACTTACCATGAAGCAGGAGACACTGCCAAATATCAGCATCCCTTACCTTAGCGTGACTACAATTTATCCTGGTGCAGCGCCTGAAGGTGTCGTAAATGACGTCAGCAAACCGCTGGAACAAAAGCTGCGCAATGTAGACGGCGTCAAAATGATCACCTCCTCCTCACTCGAGAATGCTTCCAGCATTCAAATCGAGTTTGATTACGGCACGAATCTGGACAATGCTACAGCAGCGGTACGCGAGGCTCTTAATGACGTAACACTGCCGGACGAGGCCCAGAAGCCGACCATCTCCCGGTTCAGTCTCAGCTCACTTCCGGTCATCTCGCTAAGTTTGACGGATAACGGCTCGGCTGATTTGGAGGAGATGACACGCATTGCCGAGAACGACATCCGTCCTGCCCTTGAAGATATTGAAGGCGTAGCTTCCGTATCCATCGCCGGGCAATATGTGAAGGAAGTCTCCCTTAAGTTTGATCAGGCCAAGCTGAAACAATACGGCCTGACTGAAGATACGATCAAGGGTATTGTGCAGGCCTCCTCCCTCCGGGTGCCGCTCGGCTTGTTCGAAATGGAAAAATCCCAGAAGGCCGTTGTAGTGGATGGCAATATCACCACCGTAGATGATCTTAAGAACCTGGCAATTCCACTGGTGCCATCAGCCGGCGGTACAGCTCCCGGAACGGGTGCAGCCGGAGCAGCAGGTGCTGCAGATGCAGCCGGTGCCGGTGCAGCTGGTGCCGGTCCGGCCGGCGCCGCAGCTGCTGCAGGACTGCCGACTGTGAAGCTGGGAGAACTTGCAGCCATTGAAGTTACAGGCAAATCAGAATCGATCTCCCGTACAAACGGCAAAGAGTCGATCGGAATTCAGATTGTAAAGGCCAATGACGCCAATACTGTTGAAGTTGTAAATGGCGTTAAGGACAAAACCGAAGAATTGAAGCAGCAATATAAGGATCTGGAACTGACGGTTCTGCTCGATCAAGGCAAGCCGATTGAGGATTCCGTGAACACCATGCTGTCCAAGGCCGCCTTCGGTGCCTTGTTCGCAGTGCTCATCATCCTGCTGTTCCTGCGTAACATCCGTTCAACCATTATTTCCATCATCTCCATCCCGTTGTCGCTGCTCATCGCCGTTTTGTGCCTGCGCCAGATGGATATTACCCTTAACATGATGACCCTCGGGGCCATGACCGTCGCCATCGGCCGCGTCGTCGATGACTCCATCGTGGTTATCGAGAACATTTACCGGCGTATGACACTGTCGGGAGAGAAGCTGCGCGGCAGAGAACTGATCAGCGCAGCTACGCGTGAAATGTTCGTACCGATTATGTCCTCCACCATTGTTACAATCGCCGTGTTCCTGCCGCTCGCCTTCGTCAGCGGTATGGTAGGCGAGCTGTTCCTGCCGTTCGCACTGACCATGGTCTTCTCGCTCATCGCATCACTGGTCGTAGCCATTACCCTGGTGCCTGCACTGGCACACTCGCTATTCCGTAATGGCCTGAAGAAGGGCAAGAAGAATCATGTGGAGAAGCCGGGCAAAATGGCTGTAGGCTACCAGAAGATCCTGAACTGGTGTCTTTCCCACAAACTGATTACGTTTGGGGTTGCTGTTCTTTTACTGGTGGGCAGCCTGTTCCTGATCAAACCGATCGGCGTGAGCTTTATGCCATCCCAGGAAGATAAGAGTGTAATTATGACCTTCTCGCCAAAAGCCGGACAGACGGCTGAGGATGTGCAGCAGCAAGGCCTGAAGGCAGAAAAATTCATTCTGGCCCAAGAGCATGTAGTGAACATGCAGTATTCCATCGGGGGCAGCGGGTTCATGGGAATGGGCTCGAACAACTCCGGCCTTTTCTATATCACCTATGACAGCGATACGCCTGATTTCGAAACCGTCAAGGAAAAGCTGATTGAAAATCTGACGAAGGAAGTGCCGGATGGCGTGTGGGGCGATATGTCCGGCATGGCGGGCGGCGGGCTTGGCGGCAATACGCTGACTGTGAACATTTTTGGCGATACATTGGATCAGCTGAAGCCGGTAGCCGATGAGATTGCGGGCATCGTGAATGCCGACACCAAAAACTTCAAGGATGGAGAGACCAGCCTCTCCGAATCGTATGAGCAATACACCGTTGTTGCCGATCAGGCGAAGCTTAGCTCGCTTGGTCTGACCGCAGGACAAATTGCCATGAAGCTGAGTCCGGTCAATACCCGTCCGGTACTGACAGAGGTGGCTGTTGACGGCAAGAACTACAATGTTTACATTGAAGCCGATACTACTAAATACAGCAGTATTCAGGAAATGGAAGCTGCCACACTGACCTCTCCCCTCGGATTTACGGTGCCGGTCAGCCAGGTGGCCACCATTGAAAAAGGCACATCGCCCGATACCATTACCCGCATAGACGGCAAGATGAGCGTTGATGTAACAGCGGATATTATCGCCAGCGATGTAAACAGCGCTTCGAACAGCGTGAAGGAGAAGGTTGAAGCACTGGATCTGCCGGATGGAGTAACGGTTTCCTTCGGCGGTGTGACTGAGCAGATCAATGAAACCTTCGGCCAGCTCGGAATCGCCATGGCAGCCGCAATTGCCATTGTATACTTCGTGCTTGTCGTGACATTCGGCGGCGGTCTCGCACCGTTCGCGATCCTGTTCTCCCTGCCGTTCACCGTAATCGGAGCCCTTGTTGCTCTGCTCCTGGCCGGAGAAACGCTGAACGTCTCTGCACTGATGGGCGCACTGATGCTGATCGGTATCGTCGTCACCAACGCGATCGTTCTGATCGACCGGGTTATTCACAAGGAAAAAGAAGGCCTGTCTACCCGCCAAGCGCTGCTTGAGGCCGGCGGTACCCGCCTTCGTCCGATTCTGATGACCGCACTCGCGACCATCGGGGCTCTGCTTCCGCTGGTAACCGGGCTGGAGAACAGCGCCGGGATTATCTCCAAGGGTCTGGGCGTGACCGTTATCGGCGGTCTGGTCAGCTCCACCCTGCTGACACTTGTTGTGGTGCCGGTGGTCTATGAATTCCTGATGAAATTCCGCAGCAAGCGGGTTGAGGAATAG
- a CDS encoding phospholipase D family protein, which produces MTGSSLDSQKRKFPRRRLWLAAAVLLILWLVAVMIYQTHKPLPPGISYESPVYHADNVSFLHDLTYQAGSGDEEWEEEILPRILQIVDESRQFLVIDLFLFNDYTHKDQQYPAVSRKLADKLIAHKAAYPAMDIVFITDEVNTNYGSASNHLLDELKSAGIKVVITDVDALRDSTPAYSAVWRTFIQWFGQSGNGWIPNLMASEGPDITARSYLKLLNVKANHRKVVVSENTALISSGNVHDASAYHSNIALEVQGPVIADILRSEQAAADLSDAGPLLGKTPEFTQTAEAAGGPLEVRYLTEGKVYKYALEGIRGAEQGDMIWMGMFYLADDAIINALLEASERGAEVRLLLDPNQNAFGRDKIGIPNRPVAMDLNRRSDGKIGIRWYNTGKEQYHTKLMFIDKASGKSVVLGGSTNFTARNLDDYNLENDLWVAVPHDQPLYTEISGYFNRLWTNEGAEYSLPLEEYQSDVTWLKYVIFRIQVSLGFTTF; this is translated from the coding sequence ATGACCGGTTCATCCCTTGACTCCCAAAAACGGAAATTCCCGCGGCGGCGTCTATGGCTGGCTGCCGCTGTCCTGCTCATACTGTGGCTGGTCGCCGTCATGATCTATCAGACCCATAAACCGCTGCCGCCAGGTATCTCCTATGAGAGCCCTGTATATCATGCTGACAACGTCAGCTTCTTACACGATCTGACCTATCAGGCGGGTAGCGGGGACGAGGAGTGGGAGGAGGAAATATTACCGAGGATACTGCAAATTGTCGATGAGTCCCGGCAATTTCTGGTGATCGATCTGTTCCTGTTCAATGACTACACTCATAAAGACCAGCAGTACCCCGCAGTCAGCCGGAAGCTTGCTGATAAGCTTATCGCTCACAAAGCCGCTTATCCTGCCATGGATATCGTCTTCATAACCGATGAGGTTAACACCAATTACGGCTCCGCCTCCAATCATCTGCTGGATGAGCTGAAATCGGCAGGCATCAAGGTAGTGATAACCGATGTAGATGCACTCCGCGATTCGACGCCTGCCTACTCCGCCGTATGGCGCACCTTCATCCAGTGGTTCGGCCAGTCCGGAAACGGCTGGATTCCGAATCTAATGGCCAGCGAAGGGCCGGATATTACAGCCCGTTCTTATTTAAAGCTGCTCAATGTAAAAGCCAATCACCGCAAAGTTGTGGTCAGTGAGAATACCGCACTCATCTCCTCCGGCAACGTGCATGATGCCAGTGCCTATCATTCCAATATAGCGCTGGAGGTACAAGGCCCGGTTATTGCCGACATCCTGCGGTCTGAGCAGGCTGCGGCCGACCTCTCGGATGCCGGCCCGCTGCTGGGCAAGACGCCTGAATTCACGCAGACGGCTGAAGCTGCCGGCGGTCCGCTGGAGGTGCGTTATTTAACGGAGGGCAAAGTATATAAGTATGCACTTGAAGGGATCCGCGGGGCGGAGCAGGGCGATATGATCTGGATGGGTATGTTCTATCTTGCCGATGATGCCATAATCAACGCCCTGCTGGAGGCATCAGAGCGCGGCGCGGAGGTACGCCTCCTGCTGGACCCGAATCAGAATGCCTTCGGCCGGGACAAGATTGGGATCCCGAACCGTCCAGTCGCCATGGACCTGAACCGGCGTTCAGACGGAAAAATCGGTATCCGCTGGTACAATACCGGCAAAGAGCAGTATCATACCAAGCTGATGTTTATCGACAAGGCCTCAGGCAAATCAGTTGTCCTTGGTGGTTCAACCAATTTCACAGCCCGCAACCTTGACGATTACAATCTGGAGAATGATCTCTGGGTGGCTGTCCCGCACGATCAGCCGCTATACACGGAGATATCCGGCTATTTCAACCGGCTGTGGACTAACGAAGGCGCAGAATACAGTCTGCCGCTGGAGGAATATCAGAGCGATGTGACTTGGCTGAAATATGTCATCTTCCGGATACAGGTAAGCCTGGGATTCACCACATTTTAA
- a CDS encoding TorD/DmsD family molecular chaperone, which produces MTIPTVPALVVPEVFSRWLESRGLIYQILVDFYGRKPSLSLVARWSTNRQMAMAAEMTEGGRELKRYLCSQDPSELLMICEKETLEYTRLMNERPVSLFVAREAAELGREQEFCNVLSDVYASAGIVFKKCSGEADDHIAIELEFMAVMHERMLFNSFSIRSAMELLDIQERFLEEHLLKWTPQFCSRFNAATDSPLYLGLSHMLEEFLPQDLQMLRAWRASLESSAATMA; this is translated from the coding sequence ATGACGATACCAACTGTTCCAGCGCTTGTCGTTCCGGAGGTTTTTAGCCGCTGGCTGGAGAGCCGGGGATTAATATATCAGATCTTAGTTGATTTTTACGGTCGTAAACCATCGCTTTCACTCGTTGCTCGGTGGAGCACCAACCGGCAAATGGCCATGGCTGCTGAAATGACGGAGGGTGGACGGGAATTGAAACGCTACCTGTGCAGCCAGGACCCGTCAGAGCTGCTGATGATCTGCGAGAAGGAGACCCTTGAGTACACCAGACTGATGAATGAGCGTCCGGTAAGCCTTTTTGTTGCACGCGAAGCAGCGGAGCTCGGCCGTGAGCAGGAGTTCTGTAATGTACTCTCCGATGTCTATGCCTCGGCGGGGATTGTCTTCAAGAAATGCAGCGGGGAAGCGGATGACCATATTGCGATTGAGCTTGAATTCATGGCCGTGATGCATGAGCGGATGCTGTTTAACAGCTTCTCCATCCGCAGCGCCATGGAGCTGCTGGACATTCAGGAACGGTTCCTTGAAGAGCATTTGCTGAAATGGACACCGCAGTTCTGCAGCCGTTTTAACGCGGCGACGGACAGCCCGCTCTACCTGGGCCTCAGCCATATGCTTGAAGAATTCCTGCCGCAGGATCTGCAGATGCTGCGGGCCTGGAGAGCTTCACTGGAGAGCAGCGCGGCAACGATGGCCTAA
- a CDS encoding LysE/ArgO family amino acid transporter — MAFGLILPLGVQNIFVFNQGVLHPRFRSVLPVVITAALCDTLLIGAAVGGVSLLLLTLEWLAPVVYGAGVLFLMFMGWQIWSAAPAAGNMKQLSPKGQIGYALSVSLLNPHALLDTVGVIGAGSLGYEGVERWGFAAATAGVSWVWFLGLAAAGRMLGRADTSGRLIRLMNQGSALLIWAIAIYMSLQLWRTL, encoded by the coding sequence TTGGCCTTTGGACTGATTTTACCACTGGGTGTACAGAATATATTTGTCTTCAACCAGGGAGTATTGCATCCCCGGTTTCGCAGTGTTCTGCCAGTGGTTATAACCGCGGCTCTGTGTGATACGCTGCTCATCGGTGCTGCTGTCGGAGGGGTCTCACTGCTGCTTCTGACACTGGAATGGCTGGCACCTGTTGTTTATGGAGCGGGGGTTCTTTTCCTGATGTTCATGGGCTGGCAGATATGGTCGGCTGCTCCAGCTGCAGGGAACATGAAACAGCTCTCCCCTAAAGGGCAGATTGGCTATGCCTTGTCCGTATCTCTGTTGAACCCGCATGCCCTGCTGGACACAGTGGGTGTCATCGGTGCGGGCTCCCTCGGCTATGAAGGCGTGGAGCGCTGGGGGTTCGCTGCAGCAACCGCCGGAGTGTCATGGGTATGGTTCCTGGGCTTAGCGGCAGCGGGAAGGATGCTTGGACGGGCGGATACTTCAGGCAGACTGATCCGGCTGATGAATCAGGGGTCGGCCTTGCTAATTTGGGCCATTGCGATCTATATGAGTCTTCAGTTATGGAGAACATTGTAG
- the moaA gene encoding GTP 3',8-cyclase MoaA: protein MEPLTDPFGRLHDYIRISVTDRCNLRCIYCMPAEGMQFQPQDEIMSYEEITAVVKALAPLGLSKVRLTGGEPLVRKDLEQLVAMIAAIPGIDDISLTTNGLMLPAKALLLKQAGLSRVNISLDSLKQDRFSMITRGGDVAKVLKGIEAAEAAGLSPIKLNVVLMKGINDDEIKDFISLTLNSPLNVRFIEYMPIGSASDSWRQTYLPLETVVEACTAAGWETEEADMPSGNGPSQNRRVVGARGTFGLIHPVSEHFCDNCNRLRLTADGHIKACLYWADEYNVRPLVQDPAAVQALFRQALGNKPHNHEMALALEKKAQSHTPTARRMSQIGG from the coding sequence ATGGAACCGCTGACGGACCCTTTTGGACGTTTACATGACTATATCCGCATTTCGGTTACCGACCGCTGCAACCTGCGCTGCATTTATTGTATGCCGGCGGAGGGAATGCAATTCCAGCCGCAGGACGAGATTATGAGTTATGAGGAAATTACCGCTGTGGTGAAAGCGCTGGCGCCGCTCGGGCTGAGCAAGGTGCGGCTCACCGGCGGAGAACCGCTGGTCCGCAAGGATCTTGAGCAGCTTGTAGCCATGATTGCCGCCATCCCGGGCATTGATGATATATCGCTGACCACCAACGGCCTGATGCTTCCCGCCAAAGCCCTACTCCTGAAGCAGGCAGGTCTGTCACGGGTGAACATCAGCCTGGACTCCCTGAAGCAGGACCGCTTCTCGATGATTACACGCGGCGGCGATGTCGCCAAGGTGCTGAAGGGCATCGAGGCCGCCGAGGCTGCCGGACTCTCTCCGATCAAGCTGAATGTCGTGCTGATGAAGGGTATTAATGATGATGAAATCAAAGATTTCATCTCCCTCACCCTGAACAGCCCGCTGAACGTGCGCTTCATCGAGTACATGCCGATCGGCAGCGCAAGCGACTCCTGGCGGCAGACTTATCTGCCGCTGGAGACGGTCGTTGAGGCATGCACCGCTGCAGGCTGGGAGACCGAGGAAGCAGATATGCCTTCCGGGAACGGCCCTTCGCAGAACCGGCGTGTCGTCGGGGCACGCGGTACCTTCGGGCTGATCCATCCGGTCAGCGAGCATTTCTGCGACAACTGCAACCGGCTGCGGCTGACGGCTGACGGCCATATCAAGGCCTGCTTGTACTGGGCGGATGAATACAATGTCCGTCCACTCGTTCAGGATCCTGCCGCTGTGCAGGCATTATTCCGCCAGGCGCTCGGCAACAAGCCCCATAATCACGAGATGGCGCTGGCGCTGGAGAAAAAGGCGCAAAGCCATACCCCGACCGCGCGGCGCATGTCGCAGATCGGCGGATAG
- a CDS encoding TetR/AcrR family transcriptional regulator: MADKNANKKEQIIKTAMQLFAVKGSSSTSMQEIAELCGISKGSLYLVFKSKEELERSIYIYCFRMIRDPLQREEQQSRSTPKEKLRNQVEILLTHVYELREFLQRQFQEIAGKGGTEVPEWIRKSNAPLLLWFQNKLEILYGREILPYTGDLFLFADGMIHAFIRLIFNQESTVAIARLADHLVDLLDIVAAGLLTGHKEPLIPSAILENWMNVQEDSQRRNPLQLIKEMKALLTSIPAAEQQSVEDGLESLAVLESEFLMPNPRKVIIRGMLANLQEHPVLHGELAALQKLISPYMPNSCGFH, from the coding sequence GTGGCTGATAAAAATGCAAATAAAAAAGAGCAGATTATCAAGACAGCAATGCAGCTATTCGCTGTGAAAGGTTCGTCCTCCACGTCCATGCAGGAGATTGCCGAGCTTTGCGGAATATCGAAGGGCAGTCTATACCTGGTGTTCAAGTCCAAGGAAGAGCTGGAGCGCAGCATTTATATATATTGCTTCCGCATGATCCGTGATCCGTTGCAGCGTGAGGAGCAGCAGAGCCGCAGTACCCCAAAGGAAAAGCTGCGCAACCAGGTTGAAATCCTGCTCACCCATGTATACGAGCTGCGTGAATTTTTGCAGCGTCAATTCCAGGAAATCGCCGGAAAGGGCGGAACGGAGGTCCCGGAATGGATCCGCAAGTCCAATGCTCCCCTGCTGCTCTGGTTCCAGAACAAGCTGGAGATTCTCTATGGCCGGGAGATTCTCCCGTACACCGGAGACTTATTCCTGTTCGCAGACGGAATGATTCACGCCTTCATCCGGCTTATCTTCAATCAGGAGTCTACGGTTGCCATTGCCCGGCTGGCCGATCATCTGGTAGACCTGCTCGACATCGTCGCAGCCGGCCTGCTCACCGGCCATAAGGAGCCGCTGATTCCCTCCGCCATTCTGGAGAATTGGATGAACGTGCAGGAGGACAGCCAGCGCAGAAATCCGCTGCAGCTAATCAAAGAGATGAAGGCGCTGCTCACGAGTATTCCGGCAGCAGAGCAGCAGAGTGTAGAAGACGGCCTGGAATCACTGGCTGTTCTGGAGAGTGAATTTCTCATGCCGAATCCCCGCAAAGTTATCATCCGCGGGATGCTGGCCAACCTTCAGGAACATCCTGTCCTACACGGGGAGCTGGCCGCCCTGCAAAAATTGATATCGCCTTATATGCCGAATTCATGCGGGTTTCACTAA
- the cls gene encoding cardiolipin synthase, producing the protein MRRGLQAIVIIAALLAFYYFGFGIFGSTAGTIISIFSTLTVISIGLGIFMENRNPSTTMAWILLLALIPVLGLVFYFLFGQNVFKRRKYDKKAQRDLMAYERIENDALRTHQDWSIFEPSRQKLLGLSQRLARTPISFSSETRILTNGEETFGTLLLELRQAQHHIHMEYYIFRADHIGTRIQQILIEKARAGVTVRFMYDAVGSIQLSKAFLKELTDAGVQVAAYGNSTSFFSSRVNYRNHRKIVVIDGDVGFMGGLNVGDEYLSRSKTYGFWRDTHMLLRGEAVRTMQIIFLQDWMHTTGEKILEQDYLSPQLRFTNGDGAVQIIASGPDNERRALKNIFFSMITSAEKSVWIASPYFIPDEDILTALRVAAMSGLDVRLLFPAKPDKWLPFLASHSYFPALLESGVKIYEYEKGFIHSKLLITDGEIATIGTANMDMRSFHLNFEVNALLLQTESVSRIVADFERDLLSTRLIVHETFMNKRLLERLLESAARLMSPLL; encoded by the coding sequence ATGAGAAGAGGACTGCAGGCTATAGTCATTATTGCTGCATTACTGGCATTTTATTATTTTGGTTTCGGCATTTTCGGAAGTACAGCCGGGACAATCATCAGTATTTTCTCCACGCTGACCGTCATCTCCATCGGTCTTGGCATTTTCATGGAAAACCGCAATCCCTCCACAACCATGGCCTGGATTCTGCTGCTTGCGCTGATTCCGGTACTCGGGCTTGTCTTTTATTTCCTCTTTGGACAAAACGTGTTCAAGCGGCGCAAATATGATAAGAAGGCCCAGCGCGATCTGATGGCTTACGAGCGGATTGAGAACGATGCACTGCGTACGCATCAGGACTGGTCTATTTTTGAACCTTCCCGCCAAAAGCTGCTGGGTCTGTCGCAAAGGCTGGCCCGGACACCGATATCCTTCAGTTCGGAAACGCGGATTCTGACCAACGGCGAAGAGACATTCGGCACCTTGCTGCTGGAGCTGCGGCAGGCACAGCATCATATTCATATGGAATATTATATTTTTCGGGCTGACCACATCGGAACACGCATTCAGCAGATTCTGATTGAAAAGGCACGGGCAGGCGTCACGGTCAGATTTATGTATGACGCCGTTGGCAGCATTCAGCTTTCCAAAGCCTTCCTCAAGGAATTGACCGATGCAGGGGTACAGGTGGCGGCTTACGGCAATTCTACTTCCTTTTTCTCCAGCCGGGTGAATTACCGTAATCACCGCAAGATTGTAGTCATAGACGGGGATGTCGGCTTTATGGGCGGACTTAACGTTGGGGACGAATATCTCAGCCGCAGCAAGACGTACGGGTTCTGGCGCGATACGCATATGCTGCTCCGCGGTGAGGCCGTGCGGACGATGCAGATTATTTTCCTGCAGGACTGGATGCATACGACCGGGGAGAAAATACTGGAGCAGGATTATCTCTCCCCGCAGCTGCGTTTTACAAACGGGGACGGGGCAGTACAGATTATTGCCAGCGGACCGGACAATGAGCGCCGGGCACTCAAGAACATCTTTTTCTCCATGATTACTTCTGCGGAAAAATCGGTATGGATTGCCAGCCCCTACTTTATCCCGGATGAGGATATCCTGACCGCACTGCGGGTTGCCGCGATGTCCGGCCTGGATGTGCGTCTTCTGTTTCCGGCCAAACCGGATAAATGGCTGCCGTTTCTGGCTTCGCATTCCTATTTTCCGGCGCTGCTGGAATCAGGCGTGAAGATTTACGAATACGAGAAGGGCTTTATCCACTCGAAGCTGCTGATTACAGACGGGGAGATCGCCACCATCGGCACGGCGAATATGGATATGCGCAGCTTCCATCTTAATTTTGAAGTAAACGCTCTGCTGCTGCAGACGGAGAGCGTGTCACGTATTGTAGCTGATTTTGAGCGCGATCTGCTGTCGACACGCCTGATTGTGCATGAGACCTTCATGAACAAAAGGCTGCTCGAGCGGCTGCTGGAATCAGCGGCACGGCTGATGTCACCGCTGCTGTAA